Proteins found in one Oncorhynchus gorbuscha isolate QuinsamMale2020 ecotype Even-year linkage group LG15, OgorEven_v1.0, whole genome shotgun sequence genomic segment:
- the LOC123996580 gene encoding disks large homolog 1-like isoform X18, translating into MMNSSISSGSLRTSQKRTLYVRALFDYDRAKDSGLPSQGLNFHFGDILHVVNASDDEWWQARQVTHEGEVEEVGVIPSRRRVEKKERARLKTVKFNARSQDKVQSFNDKRKKNLFSRKFPFYNKSKEHSEQETSDADQHVTSNASDSESSYRGQEEYVLSYEPITQQEVNYTRPVIILGPMKDRINDDLISEFPDKFGSCVPHTTRPKRDYEVDARDYHFVVSREQMEKDIQDHKFIEAGQYNNHLYGTSVQSVREVAEKGKHCILDVSGNAIKRLQSTMLYPIAIFIKPKSVENILEMNKRLTEDQGRKTFDRAMKLEQEFTEHFTAIVQGDSLEEIYNTVKRIIEEQSGPFIWVPAKDKL; encoded by the exons GGCTCTGTTTGACTATGACCGGGCGAAGGACTCGGGGCTGCCCAGCCAGGGGCTCAACTTCCACTTTGGAGACATCCTTCATGTGGTGAATGCCTCCGATGACGAGTGGTGGCAGGCACGGCAGGTGACCcatgaaggagaggtggaggaggttggCGTCATCCCCAGCAGGAGGAG GGtcgaaaagaaagagagagcgcggTTAAAGACAGTCAAATTCAACGCCCGCTCTCAAGACAAAGTG cAGTCATTCAATGACAAGCGTAAAAAGAACCTATTTTCCCGAAAGTTCCCTTTCTACAACAAGAGCAAGGAGCACAGCGAACAGGAAACAAGCGATGCTGACC AGCATGTTACCTCTAACGCCAGTGATAGTGAAAGTAGTTACC GTGGCCAGGAGGAGTACGTCCTGTCCTACGAGCCAATCACACAGCAGGAAG TGAACTACACACGGCCTGTCATCATCCTGGGGCCAATGAAAGACCGCATCAACGATGACCTCATCTCAGAGTTCCCTGACAAATTTGGGTCCTGTGTCCCAC ACACGACCAGACCGAAGCGGGATTACGAGGTGGATGCCAGAGACTACCACTTTGTGGTGTCCAGGGAGCAGATGGAGAAAGATATCCAGGACCACAAGTTCATTGAGGCGGGCCAGTACAACAACCACCTATATGGAACCAGCGTCCAGTCTGTACGGGAGGTCGCTGAGAAG GGGAAGCATTGCATCCTGGATGTTTCGGGCAACGCCATCAAGCGATTGCAATCGACCATGCTCTACCCCATCGCTATTTTCATCAAGCCCAAGTCTGTGGAGAATATCCT ggagaTGAATAAGAGGCTAACAGAGGACCAGGGGAGGAAGACATTCGACCGAGCCATGAAGCTGGAGCAGGAGTTCACTGAGCACTTCACTG CTATCGTCCAGGGGGACTCTCTGGAGGAGATTTATAACACGGTGAAGAGGATCATCGAGGAGCAGTCAGGACCCTTCATCTGGGTGCCTGCCAAGGACAAGTTGTGA